ATGTGTACTAGACGCATTCCCAAAAACATTACTCATTGCCTCGGTCATGGTCTCAATAACCGGCTTAACCATAGGCGTTGTTGCTGCGTTATCTAAATAAATGTGTCTCACTTTTATCGCTCCTATTTTGCTAAAACATTTAAAATCATCTGTGCGGACTTCTTACCTGCCTCAATGATAAATTCATCAAATGAAACTCCTGCTTCCTCATCCCCAGTATCTGACATTGCGCGCACAATTACAAATGGCACTTTAAACTGTGCTGCGACTTGCGCAATTGCTGCCCCTTCCATTTCACAACATAAAACATCAGGATAAATGGCTTTAATTGTATTTATTTTCTCAGAAGATGCAACAAACTGATCACCAGTCACTATCAAACCTGTTTCAACATGTTGCTGATTTTGTTCCGCAGCCTTCTTCAATGTCTCAATAAGTTGTAAATCAGCTTCAAATTTTTGTGGTTGCTGTGGTAACTGACCTGGAAGGTAACCAAAGACAGTCGCATCGACATCATGGTAAGCAGCAGCTGTCGACAAAACAACATCGCCAACATGTAACCCTTCTCCGATTCCACCTGCCGAGCCCGAATTTATAACAGCTTCAACTTCAAATTGTGCAATTAGTAATCCAGTCGTCATTCCAGCTTGAACTTTACCAATTCCAGATTGTACAAGCACAACCTCATTGTTATTAATTTTTCCTTCAAAAAAAGTAATCCCAGCTATCTCAGTTTGTCTTGCTTTCTTTAATTCTGTTTTCAGGGCCTTTATTTCCTCGTCCATTGCACACAAAATTCCATATTTCATTTTTTATTTACCATTCCTTTTAATTAAAAATTTACAAAAATCATAAAACAATAAACACAAATAATCGCCACAAACAAACCTGCAATTATCCAATTTAATTTTTTTATTAGCTTTCGTTTTTTTTCAGCTGCAATTTCATTTTTTTCATTTTGACGTTGTTGTGTTCGGCTGGGACTCTCTTCTTGTGTATCCTTTTCAGTATACCTAGCTCTTTTATTGTTCTCTTCTACTTCCTGTTGCTGGGAATGACGCCCAACATTACCGAAAACTTTATCTTTTAATCTCAAATTAACTTCTCCTTAATTCAAGCAGCTCCCATTTCCAGACAGCCATAATTGTCTTACTATCACAAATTAGGCCTGCATCAATCTGCTTTTTTGCCTCCGTCAGTGTCAATTCAACTGTATTTAGAAATTCATCTGCATCTTGTGGTAACTCTTTTGATACAGGCTGCAGATTATGAGCAAAATACATTAACATCCTTTCATCCGCAAAACCTGGTGACGTATAAAAATCCGCAATCAAATCCAGACTCTCAGGTTGTAGCCTAACTTCTTCATTAAGTTCACGAATTGCAGTCTTTTTGGGATTTTTTTCATTTGCTTCTATCTTACCCGCAGGAATCTCTAAGGTTATACGTTGCAGTGGTTCACGCCATTGTTTGACAAATATCATTTTATCATCATCTGTTACACACATAATAGCTACCGCACCATGATGTCTTACAATTTCTCTCTTTGCTTTTTCACCATTTGGTAGCCTAACTTCTTCTTCTTCAACCCTGATGATTTTACCTTGGTATATTTTTTTAGTACTGATTAACTCTTCTTCATACTTCATTTTACAAACTCCCTACAAAATCTTCATATGCACTTTGCTCTGCTGTCGCAATCCATTTGGCATCAGTAAAATCACCCGTAAGTGCCTTTTCTTGTTCCAATTCAACTTCTGCAACAAATGTCGCATTTCCAATTAAGGACATCCAGTATGACTTGTTCTCTCTTTGATGAACTTTTGTATTAACCATTCCACCTGGATTATGCACCGCTATTAAATCTTCTAAATTTGTGTGTCTTGCATAAAGTAACGAATAAATTAAAGACGAGGCTGACATTGCCGTTCCACAGGCATTTGTGAAACCCACACCTCTCTCAAAGGTCCTAACAAAAATATTGTTGTTTGCAAGAACTTCAACAAAACTGACATTAACGCCATCAGGAAAAATTGGATTTTTTCCGTTGTTCAAATAAGTCGCAATTCTTCCTAATTCAGGACCAATCAGTTCTTCATGATTGACAAAAGTAATCATATGCGGGTTAGGTACAGCCACTGCCGAAAACTTCAAAGTTTTGGATAATTCAGGGACTACTTCGTCAAATAATTTTGTTTTGCCATCAATATGCATTTTTAAATCATTAGCAGCAAAACTAACTGGTGATATTTCTGCATCAAATGCTACTACATTTGGTGCAAAGTCCTTTGCTTTTTTCACCTCAAGGTCAGCATACATTGTCTCAATCTTAAAATCTGTTAAATTATTTTGTTCACTCAAATATCTTGCAACTGTCCGAATTCCATTCCCACACATACTAGCTTCACTACCATCAGCGTTAATAACACGCATTTTACCGACCACAGAATCATCATGTCCTTTTGTAACATACAATATTCCATCAGATCCACCATGCAATCCATTTCTTCGATCACATACATGTCTAGCCAATTGCTTTAACTCTTCTTCAGATAAACTCTTATCTAATTGTTTCTCATCTAAAATAAAAAAATCATTTCCCGAACCGTGAACTTTAATCATCTTCATCAGAGTGACCCCCTATTAGTCTAACAATATCTTACAACTATAATAGCAGAATTTATTCCATTTAGTTCCTTATCCTGTCATTATTCAAACTTTATTTATTTTTTAAATCTTACTTTTCCGTAAACAAATAATTTCACCAAAAAAAAACCAGATCAAATTTTCTTTCAATCTAGTTCTTTATTAGTCAGGAGATGAGTCAAAAGTTAAATCTTGATCCCATCTTCTTCTATTTATTCTGCATAAGCATGTTCCATAAGCCAAAATTATCCGGCTAATTTCTCATCACCCTTAGCAAAGTACTCGCAATGTTCAATGTTCATAGCTTTGAATTAGCACTCAAATTTTTCGACTTATATCACTTTTTCAAAAACAACTTGTTCTCTCTGTGTTACACTTCTTATTCTTCTAATCCAACAGATGCTGCTTCTGGATAATCCGCCTTGACGATTGCTGCACAATTTACACAAAGTGTTGGAAAATCCTTATCTACCCCAACATCTTCTTTAATCATCCGGCAACGTGGACAAACAACCCCTTTAGCATGTCCAACAGCAATTGCTAATTCATCAGTATATTTCTCTGCCTCTGTTGGCGCATTTTCCAATGGCTTAACTTCCAAAGCGGAAACAATCAATGCTTGACGGACGTCAATATGAAGTTTTTCCAATAACTGCACAACATTATCTGAAGCATACAACACAATCCGTGCTTCAAATGACTTACCAATTAACTTCTCATTACGTGCTTTTTCTAATGCTTTGAATACTTCTGAACGAATTTCCATAAATTCTGCGAAGTTCTTACTTGTTTCAAGCTCATTATTATAATGGTTTACTGAAGGCATTTCAGATAACTGTACAAATTCCTCAGGTTCTTTCAAGTATTCCCAGATTTCTTCAGTTGTATGTGGTAAGACAGGAGTTAAAAGTTTAGTCAAACGGACGGCTACATCATACAAAACAGTTTGCATTGAACGACGTTTGTGACTATTTTCTCCCTCAATATAAACAACATCTTTTGCAATATCCAGATAAAAGGCTGAAAGATCAACGGTAACAAAATTAATTAGTTTCTTGTAAATATCCATAAAGTTATAGGTCGCATATGCATCCAAAACATCTTTGGTAAACTTATTAATTCTGATTTCCATATATTGATCTAAAGCTTCCATTTCATCGA
Above is a window of Liquorilactobacillus hordei DSM 19519 DNA encoding:
- a CDS encoding NUDIX hydrolase, which translates into the protein MKYEEELISTKKIYQGKIIRVEEEEVRLPNGEKAKREIVRHHGAVAIMCVTDDDKMIFVKQWREPLQRITLEIPAGKIEANEKNPKKTAIRELNEEVRLQPESLDLIADFYTSPGFADERMLMYFAHNLQPVSKELPQDADEFLNTVELTLTEAKKQIDAGLICDSKTIMAVWKWELLELRRS
- the dapF gene encoding diaminopimelate epimerase, with the protein product MKMIKVHGSGNDFFILDEKQLDKSLSEEELKQLARHVCDRRNGLHGGSDGILYVTKGHDDSVVGKMRVINADGSEASMCGNGIRTVARYLSEQNNLTDFKIETMYADLEVKKAKDFAPNVVAFDAEISPVSFAANDLKMHIDGKTKLFDEVVPELSKTLKFSAVAVPNPHMITFVNHEELIGPELGRIATYLNNGKNPIFPDGVNVSFVEVLANNNIFVRTFERGVGFTNACGTAMSASSLIYSLLYARHTNLEDLIAVHNPGGMVNTKVHQRENKSYWMSLIGNATFVAEVELEQEKALTGDFTDAKWIATAEQSAYEDFVGSL
- a CDS encoding 5'-methylthioadenosine/adenosylhomocysteine nucleosidase produces the protein MKYGILCAMDEEIKALKTELKKARQTEIAGITFFEGKINNNEVVLVQSGIGKVQAGMTTGLLIAQFEVEAVINSGSAGGIGEGLHVGDVVLSTAAAYHDVDATVFGYLPGQLPQQPQKFEADLQLIETLKKAAEQNQQHVETGLIVTGDQFVASSEKINTIKAIYPDVLCCEMEGAAIAQVAAQFKVPFVIVRAMSDTGDEEAGVSFDEFIIEAGKKSAQMILNVLAK